One genomic segment of Paenibacillus sp. FSL H8-0332 includes these proteins:
- a CDS encoding HAMP domain-containing sensor histidine kinase — MSVRRRLMTRFIGLLAGTVILILLIGGSIAFWVIQQLNEASLVEDFATVGLDQLISTAEILPDGSVKYDPGLLKRIEENKGWLQILDEQGRVLDAFHTPPDVPNHYKPGELISYWQGQKPFPYQLYLLIRERKGINFTLLYGENNQAVSMLEQAYNGGHYADNKLELAPGQQDIIRTADAYLQILDEQGRVITSFNKPATGIPDSYSIQDLILRTRYPARYGVTTVTSYDEQNHSTWMLSVPLGSNPAGSNENPFGFILGPALIALLVCIISLLILLAVWYANLFGYPMLHMLQWLQRLERGQYEEPAGPRGRPLSQKKNGKWRRNYRVYTEVLHSIQTLSDTLRQDKELRRQTDSLREEWIAGITHDLKTPLSSIQGYAHMLEAEKYQWTSEEVREFAGIMLDKSMYMDRLVNDLAMTYRLRSGGYKPPIELTDINALLQDLVHRAERNPAYGEGRITFQPAQIEVQGHVHIPSFERIVDNLTANALLHNPPDTKLIVSVQSGEEAGDFIVQFTDNGRGMDQETVWKLFERYYRGTDTAAPDVGSGLGMAVTKGLIEAMQGRIEVCSNPKEGTQIRLIWDVHSRAGTK; from the coding sequence ATGAGTGTACGTCGCAGATTGATGACGCGGTTCATTGGCCTGCTTGCGGGTACGGTGATTCTGATCCTGCTCATCGGCGGAAGTATAGCTTTCTGGGTCATTCAGCAGCTGAATGAGGCCAGCCTTGTTGAAGATTTTGCCACTGTCGGGCTCGACCAGCTAATCAGTACAGCCGAGATATTGCCGGACGGCAGTGTTAAGTATGATCCCGGGCTGCTGAAGCGAATCGAGGAGAACAAAGGCTGGCTTCAGATTCTCGATGAGCAAGGCCGTGTGCTGGATGCTTTTCATACCCCTCCCGATGTGCCGAATCACTATAAACCTGGAGAGCTCATATCCTATTGGCAAGGACAAAAGCCCTTTCCCTACCAGTTATATCTGCTTATCCGGGAACGTAAAGGGATCAATTTCACCCTGCTGTATGGAGAGAATAACCAGGCTGTAAGCATGCTGGAGCAAGCATATAACGGAGGGCATTATGCCGATAACAAGCTTGAACTGGCACCCGGGCAGCAGGACATTATTCGCACGGCGGATGCCTATCTTCAAATTTTGGATGAACAGGGACGCGTGATTACTTCTTTCAACAAGCCCGCAACAGGTATCCCGGACAGCTACAGCATCCAGGATCTCATTCTCCGTACACGTTATCCTGCCCGGTATGGAGTGACTACAGTGACCAGCTATGATGAGCAGAATCATTCTACCTGGATGCTGAGTGTTCCTCTTGGAAGTAATCCGGCGGGTAGCAATGAGAATCCCTTCGGGTTTATTTTGGGTCCTGCCCTGATTGCACTTCTGGTATGTATTATCAGCTTGCTTATCCTGCTTGCTGTCTGGTATGCCAACCTGTTCGGTTATCCCATGCTTCATATGCTCCAATGGCTGCAGCGGCTTGAACGCGGACAATATGAGGAGCCAGCCGGCCCCCGCGGCAGGCCGCTTAGCCAGAAGAAGAACGGGAAATGGCGGCGAAACTATCGGGTATATACGGAAGTGTTACATTCCATCCAGACGTTATCCGATACTTTGAGACAGGATAAAGAACTCCGCAGACAGACCGACTCTTTGCGTGAGGAATGGATTGCTGGAATCACCCATGATCTAAAGACACCTTTGTCCTCCATCCAGGGCTATGCACACATGCTGGAAGCAGAGAAATACCAGTGGACTTCAGAAGAAGTCCGCGAATTCGCGGGCATTATGCTGGACAAGTCCATGTACATGGACAGGCTGGTAAACGACCTGGCCATGACATACCGTCTGCGTAGTGGCGGATACAAGCCCCCTATTGAGCTAACGGATATCAATGCTCTGCTTCAGGATTTGGTACATCGCGCTGAACGTAACCCGGCTTATGGCGAGGGCCGTATTACTTTCCAGCCTGCCCAGATTGAGGTACAAGGGCATGTACACATTCCATCCTTTGAACGGATCGTTGATAATCTGACAGCTAACGCCCTGCTGCATAATCCGCCGGACACGAAGCTGATTGTCAGTGTGCAGTCAGGTGAAGAGGCAGGCGATTTCATCGTTCAATTTACCGATAATGGGCGCGGGATGGATCAGGAGACGGTGTGGAAGCTGTTTGAACGATACTACCGTGGCACAGATACAGCGGCACCCGATGTCGGCTCAGGCCTTGGCATGGCGGTAACCAAAGGGCTGATCGAGGCCATGCAAGGGCGAATAGAGGTCTGTTCTAATCCCAAAGAGGGAACACAAATACGTTTGATATGGGATGTTCATTCGAGGGCTGGAACAAAATAA
- a CDS encoding VOC family protein gives MALTSVFTSLNLPVKNVVQSKAFFTGLGFELNPEYPDNENSVALLIGDNLQVMLIHQAFFNTLTEKESVDTGKYAQMTIALALESREKVDEIVNTALSLGGNLHAEPEDHEFMYHWGFVDLDGHLWAINYYMSPDAAQG, from the coding sequence ATGGCATTAACCTCCGTATTCACCAGCCTCAACCTGCCTGTGAAAAACGTAGTACAATCGAAAGCATTCTTCACCGGACTCGGATTTGAGCTCAACCCTGAGTATCCTGATAACGAGAATTCGGTAGCCCTCTTAATCGGCGACAACCTGCAGGTCATGCTGATCCATCAAGCCTTCTTTAATACACTTACGGAGAAAGAATCCGTCGATACGGGCAAGTATGCGCAGATGACGATTGCTTTGGCCTTGGAGAGCCGGGAAAAGGTCGATGAAATCGTGAACACGGCACTCTCCTTAGGCGGGAATTTGCACGCTGAACCTGAAGATCATGAGTTCATGTATCATTGGGGCTTCGTGGACTTGGACGGCCATCTGTGGGCGATTAACTACTATATGAGCCCGGATGCGGCACAAGGTTGA
- a CDS encoding M23 family metallopeptidase, which produces MTRVYSKSWKLLAAALGMCVMLSACGTSEASEPQEQLPVEQTAKEDVMITPDNFMDTLMKGSKEDIYKQMSPELQGIISLDEFKTSVDSFMEGVTSWNKVTEVKLNHLVDRSWKDQTGTKGLQASFAEDHQIEGLLIQPLETHEATDKALTKTEFKFPLKGEWYVFWGGNDVLSNYHYAHETQRYALDIIRTQDDASYQGKGTDNENYYAFGEPLYAAAEGRVVEVKNDIPDNTPGVMNAEEPAGNVVVIDHGNGEHSITAHLKKGSVAVKKGDNVQQGDLIGHLGNSGNSSEAHLHFQVSDGPDLFTSRSIQIRWADQSQILTRGNSFQGLTN; this is translated from the coding sequence ATGACTAGAGTATATTCGAAAAGCTGGAAGCTGCTTGCCGCAGCACTTGGCATGTGTGTGATGTTATCTGCGTGCGGCACCTCGGAAGCATCTGAACCACAAGAACAATTACCGGTAGAACAGACAGCCAAGGAGGACGTAATGATTACACCTGACAATTTCATGGATACCTTAATGAAGGGATCGAAGGAAGACATCTACAAGCAGATGAGTCCGGAACTACAGGGAATCATATCGCTGGACGAATTCAAGACGTCTGTCGATAGCTTTATGGAAGGCGTTACTTCATGGAACAAGGTTACGGAAGTTAAGCTGAACCATCTGGTTGATCGTTCGTGGAAGGATCAGACGGGGACTAAGGGGCTTCAAGCCTCTTTTGCCGAAGATCACCAGATTGAGGGGCTGCTTATTCAGCCGCTTGAGACACATGAAGCAACGGACAAGGCATTGACCAAGACAGAATTCAAGTTTCCGTTGAAGGGCGAATGGTATGTGTTCTGGGGAGGAAACGATGTCTTGTCCAACTATCATTATGCTCATGAAACACAGCGTTACGCACTCGACATTATTCGCACTCAGGATGATGCAAGCTATCAAGGCAAAGGAACGGACAATGAGAACTATTATGCTTTTGGTGAGCCACTCTATGCAGCAGCAGAGGGAAGGGTAGTTGAAGTCAAAAATGACATCCCGGATAACACTCCGGGCGTGATGAACGCTGAAGAACCGGCAGGGAATGTTGTGGTCATTGATCATGGAAACGGGGAGCACAGCATTACAGCACATCTCAAGAAAGGCAGTGTAGCCGTCAAAAAAGGGGATAACGTCCAGCAGGGAGATCTCATCGGACATCTTGGTAATTCAGGGAACTCTAGTGAAGCACACTTGCATTTTCAAGTATCGGACGGGCCCGATCTATTCACTTCCCGTTCGATTCAGATCCGCTGGGCCGATCAGAGTCAGATCCTGACACGGGGGAATTCTTTTCAGGGACTGACCAATTGA
- a CDS encoding NAD(P)/FAD-dependent oxidoreductase yields MTTNNSTEQRRIAIIGGGPGGLTLALILQQHGISSTIYEREHEDLSHERGGSLDIHEESGQLALKEAGLYEAFLQAARFEGEDFRLMDKTGTLYLDEVADEESSEGQRRPEIDRGVLCNLLLNKLDPSTIQYGYKLEKVVSLSEGKTELHFENGHLTVADLVIGADGAFSRVRPLLTDTDVEYSGLTMLELNVIADKHPDLAAFNARGKMFALDDHKGILGQLNGNGRIKVYASFKASRDWLDEIRNDNPQEMKATLLELFHDWSEPLKNYIRYAEDAVLPRRIYMLPVGFRWERNSGVTLIGDAAHVMSPFAGEGVNLAMLDALELALAIVRNKKTPVAIEEYEEKMFQYASEKAYVSNENLILSFSENAAPKFAELMKSYQDLYEQQG; encoded by the coding sequence ATGACAACAAATAATTCTACAGAACAACGCCGGATCGCCATTATTGGAGGTGGACCCGGGGGGTTAACGCTGGCACTGATTCTGCAACAGCATGGTATTTCCTCGACGATTTACGAACGTGAACATGAGGACCTTAGCCATGAACGTGGAGGCTCCTTAGATATCCATGAAGAGTCCGGGCAGCTCGCTTTGAAGGAAGCCGGATTATATGAAGCTTTTCTGCAGGCAGCACGGTTTGAGGGTGAAGACTTCCGGCTCATGGATAAGACGGGAACCCTATACCTGGATGAAGTGGCCGATGAAGAGAGCTCGGAAGGGCAGAGACGCCCGGAGATTGACCGCGGTGTGCTTTGTAACTTGCTTTTAAATAAATTAGATCCGTCTACCATACAGTATGGCTATAAACTGGAGAAGGTTGTGTCTCTGAGTGAGGGGAAGACGGAGCTTCATTTTGAGAATGGACATCTCACTGTGGCCGATCTTGTAATTGGGGCGGATGGCGCCTTTTCCCGCGTTCGCCCTCTGCTTACGGATACAGATGTGGAATATTCAGGTCTGACTATGCTGGAGCTTAACGTTATTGCAGACAAACACCCGGATTTAGCAGCATTCAATGCACGTGGCAAGATGTTTGCCCTGGATGATCACAAAGGGATTCTGGGCCAGCTTAACGGCAACGGGCGGATCAAAGTATATGCGAGTTTCAAGGCCAGCCGGGACTGGTTAGACGAGATCCGCAACGATAACCCGCAAGAGATGAAAGCAACGCTGCTTGAGCTATTTCACGATTGGAGTGAACCGCTCAAGAACTATATCCGGTATGCGGAAGATGCTGTTCTACCAAGACGGATTTACATGCTGCCTGTCGGCTTTCGCTGGGAACGGAACTCTGGTGTCACGTTGATCGGAGATGCCGCTCATGTCATGTCTCCTTTTGCCGGAGAAGGGGTGAATCTCGCGATGCTGGATGCGCTGGAGCTGGCTCTTGCCATAGTAAGGAACAAGAAGACACCTGTGGCCATTGAAGAATATGAGGAGAAAATGTTCCAGTATGCTTCAGAGAAAGCATATGTATCTAACGAAAATCTCATCCTCAGCTTCTCAGAGAACGCCGCTCCAAAGTTTGCTGAACTCATGAAGTCTTATCAAGACCTGTATGAGCAGCAAGGTTGA
- a CDS encoding SRPBCC family protein, whose amino-acid sequence MEANQPTKVTVQAVIQAPIEKVWRYWTEPGHITKWNQASEDWHAPRAENNLRAGGTFLTRMEAKDGSMGFDFGGVYDVVNQHEVISYTIEDGRRVDITFVDQGNETKIIQTFDAENANPVELQQAGWQAIMDNFKAYTEHN is encoded by the coding sequence ATGGAAGCAAATCAACCGACGAAAGTAACCGTACAAGCCGTGATTCAAGCCCCTATCGAGAAGGTATGGCGCTACTGGACCGAGCCGGGGCACATAACGAAGTGGAATCAGGCGTCCGAGGACTGGCATGCGCCGAGAGCCGAGAACAATCTGCGGGCTGGCGGCACCTTTCTGACACGGATGGAAGCGAAGGATGGCAGCATGGGCTTTGATTTTGGCGGCGTATACGATGTCGTGAATCAGCATGAGGTAATCAGCTACACCATTGAAGACGGAAGAAGAGTGGATATTACGTTCGTTGATCAAGGGAATGAGACGAAGATCATTCAAACATTCGATGCGGAAAACGCCAACCCCGTCGAACTCCAGCAAGCAGGCTGGCAGGCGATCATGGACAATTTTAAAGCGTATACCGAACACAACTGA
- a CDS encoding helix-turn-helix domain-containing protein yields the protein MMKPKREIVSRRNRPAKEPLSHELIVKTAYELLKQEGTSGMSMRKVAKQLDTGPSSLYVYVKNLQELSSYVLDLGLGELNLPELTDDNWKDQLFQALHAYAELLIEQPGLAELSLQTIPIGNHAFRLNEYLLTVLQKGGITSTAAAWGTDLLLLYVSSIALEKAKRANELMATAQSYYNEADPVRFPLMNSLKTDLFSGDTASKERFFWAIEVILQGILHKQLGDNGK from the coding sequence ATGATGAAACCTAAACGTGAAATTGTGAGCCGCCGTAACCGGCCAGCCAAAGAACCCCTCAGTCATGAATTAATTGTCAAGACCGCGTATGAGCTGCTGAAGCAGGAAGGAACCTCTGGTATGAGCATGAGGAAGGTAGCCAAGCAATTGGACACTGGACCTTCCTCCCTGTATGTTTACGTTAAAAATCTGCAGGAATTAAGTTCTTATGTGCTTGACCTTGGTCTTGGTGAGTTGAACCTGCCGGAGCTGACAGACGATAACTGGAAGGACCAGTTATTCCAAGCACTGCATGCTTATGCGGAGCTGCTTATCGAGCAGCCCGGATTAGCGGAGCTGTCCCTGCAGACGATTCCTATTGGGAATCATGCCTTTCGTCTGAATGAGTATTTACTTACCGTCCTCCAGAAGGGCGGAATCACCTCTACCGCCGCTGCTTGGGGAACGGACCTATTGCTGCTGTACGTGTCTTCCATTGCTTTGGAGAAGGCTAAGAGAGCAAACGAACTGATGGCAACTGCCCAAAGTTACTATAACGAAGCAGATCCGGTACGTTTTCCGTTGATGAACAGTCTGAAGACTGATTTATTCTCGGGGGATACCGCCTCCAAGGAGAGGTTCTTCTGGGCCATTGAAGTGATACTCCAGGGGATATTGCACAAGCAGTTAGGAGACAATGGTAAGTAA
- a CDS encoding MDR family MFS transporter — protein sequence MSETNNSRSMQADFSLKQILPILLAVASGMFLVILDSTIMNVAVPKLVSAFDTNLSTIQWVITAYTLSLSAVIPLAGWFSDRFSPKRMFMTSIVLFVLASVLCAMATTPTQLIVFRIIQGLGGGMVAPIGIATVFMVAPPDKRGSVMGILGIPMLLAPILGPLLSGWLIEYINWHWIFFINVPVGVLALLMAWRYLPASGAKLSNKLDVTGALLAPVAFTSIVFAVHQAGEKGWSNLWTLAPLAGGLVILAVFIWNELRQKHPLLELRVFRSPTFVHGISVAWLNQIALFGSILLFPLYLQQVRGLTPLEAGLYVIPQALLSTVGINVGGRLFDRFGVRPVAIIGILSLCGSLLALTQIDAQTSSLYIICSFAFAGLGQGLTMMQINTHVLRSAPKELISRVTPITTSAQQIMSSFGVTITMAFLAKQMRGLPAQHSPDQLGHAFGSTFWITLGFAICALVLSLFYNFQTKEMSIHDNK from the coding sequence GGTGATATTAGACAGCACCATCATGAATGTAGCTGTTCCGAAATTAGTAAGTGCCTTCGATACCAATCTTAGTACGATTCAGTGGGTCATTACGGCGTACACCTTGTCTTTATCGGCAGTCATTCCGCTCGCTGGCTGGTTCTCTGACCGTTTCTCGCCCAAACGGATGTTTATGACCAGCATTGTATTATTTGTTCTCGCTTCTGTGCTGTGTGCAATGGCAACCACTCCTACTCAGCTTATCGTTTTCCGCATCATTCAAGGTCTGGGCGGAGGCATGGTTGCTCCCATCGGAATTGCTACTGTATTCATGGTCGCTCCTCCGGACAAAAGAGGATCTGTCATGGGCATCCTCGGGATCCCGATGCTGCTTGCTCCCATTCTAGGCCCGTTATTGTCGGGCTGGCTAATCGAGTACATCAACTGGCACTGGATCTTTTTCATCAACGTACCGGTTGGCGTTTTAGCTTTACTGATGGCCTGGAGGTACTTACCTGCATCGGGTGCAAAATTGAGTAACAAGCTGGATGTGACTGGCGCACTTTTGGCCCCGGTTGCCTTTACCTCAATTGTGTTTGCCGTCCATCAAGCAGGTGAGAAGGGGTGGTCCAATCTATGGACTTTAGCTCCACTGGCAGGGGGCCTGGTTATACTGGCCGTCTTTATCTGGAATGAGCTCAGGCAAAAGCACCCGCTGCTGGAGCTAAGAGTATTCCGTTCGCCTACCTTTGTACATGGCATTTCTGTCGCCTGGCTGAATCAGATTGCTTTATTCGGGAGTATTCTGTTATTCCCGCTGTATTTACAGCAAGTAAGAGGGCTAACTCCTCTTGAGGCTGGATTATATGTGATCCCGCAAGCCCTGTTATCTACTGTCGGGATTAACGTAGGCGGCCGGTTATTTGACCGTTTCGGTGTTCGCCCGGTCGCCATCATAGGCATTCTGTCGCTCTGCGGGTCCTTACTTGCACTGACGCAGATTGATGCCCAGACGAGTTCTCTATATATCATTTGCAGCTTCGCTTTTGCAGGGCTTGGCCAAGGATTAACAATGATGCAGATTAATACACATGTCCTCAGATCAGCTCCGAAGGAATTAATAAGCCGTGTTACCCCCATAACCACTTCAGCACAGCAAATCATGTCCTCCTTCGGTGTTACCATCACGATGGCTTTTCTGGCCAAACAAATGAGGGGACTTCCCGCACAGCATTCACCCGATCAATTAGGTCATGCCTTCGGCTCAACCTTCTGGATTACATTGGGCTTTGCAATATGTGCATTGGTATTATCTTTGTTCTATAACTTTCAAACGAAGGAGATGTCTATACATGACAACAAATAA
- a CDS encoding response regulator transcription factor — MDEVSILLVDDEQAILHMLRTVLLKEQFLDIDTVTTGEDAIAACKKKTYHCIVLDVMLPGRSGLEICPFLRQITDAPILFLTAKTTDYDKLTGFAVGGDDYVVKPFNPLEVVARIKSLLRRYLPRQTEAEKLPQEGIYDYGRFQVMEPACELRVEGQLVNCPALVYQLLLFFCKHPNRIFTKSELYERVWGSEALRDDNTVMVHIHRIRERIEADPSNPELLVNVRGLGYKLIQSDLGHGR, encoded by the coding sequence ATGGATGAAGTTTCAATTTTGCTTGTTGATGATGAACAGGCGATTCTGCATATGCTCCGAACGGTATTGCTCAAAGAACAATTCCTGGATATTGATACGGTCACTACCGGTGAAGACGCGATTGCTGCATGTAAAAAGAAAACCTATCACTGCATCGTGCTGGACGTGATGCTCCCAGGCCGAAGCGGGCTGGAAATCTGCCCATTTCTGCGTCAAATTACAGACGCCCCTATTCTCTTTCTGACTGCGAAAACAACCGATTATGACAAGCTGACCGGCTTCGCGGTTGGAGGAGACGATTATGTCGTTAAACCCTTTAACCCGCTGGAAGTAGTCGCACGGATCAAATCCCTGCTGAGACGATATTTGCCCAGACAGACGGAAGCAGAAAAACTGCCGCAGGAAGGTATCTATGATTATGGACGCTTTCAGGTCATGGAGCCAGCCTGTGAACTCAGAGTAGAAGGTCAACTCGTGAACTGCCCTGCGCTGGTATACCAGTTGCTGCTATTCTTTTGCAAACATCCCAATCGTATCTTCACCAAGTCTGAATTGTATGAGCGGGTCTGGGGATCGGAGGCTCTTCGGGATGACAACACCGTCATGGTTCATATTCACCGGATTCGTGAGCGTATTGAGGCTGATCCCTCCAACCCTGAACTATTGGTGAACGTTCGCGGATTGGGCTATAAGCTCATTCAGTCCGACCTGGGGCATGGGCGATGA